The proteins below are encoded in one region of Methanorbis furvi:
- the comE gene encoding sulfopyruvate decarboxylase subunit beta, producing MNEEIVLNILEEQGIDLVASLPCDKNKRLTALLPTKFPVIDLAREEDGVGICAGAYLGGRKPIMSIQSSGLGNMMNALMSLSRTYDLPLPILASWRGVYCEAICAQIPFNEPLPRMLDVYTIPYRIFSTAEDLKNLGEVIQGAYEMQTPFVALIKPSCWEPEESVTISYPRRVVPAKSLTLSGYADPQMLRLDAIRVIAEFADEDTLVVSNIGVPSKELYATKDRDGNFYMLGSYMQASAIGLGCAVACPKKRVIVIDGDGSLLGSAVLPVVAACGTSNLTIVALDNGAFGSTGNQISPAYATADLGVLALGAGIQSVERVGSSEELRNALERGVSFVHVPLRPGNSASPNIPLKPAEIRERFMRFCRR from the coding sequence ATGAACGAAGAAATAGTTCTCAACATTTTGGAGGAGCAGGGGATAGACCTCGTCGCCTCGCTTCCGTGCGACAAAAACAAACGGCTGACTGCCCTTCTCCCGACAAAGTTTCCGGTGATTGATCTTGCCCGCGAAGAGGATGGCGTCGGCATTTGTGCAGGAGCATATCTTGGTGGAAGAAAGCCAATAATGTCGATTCAGAGCTCCGGACTTGGCAATATGATGAATGCGCTGATGTCGCTCTCGCGCACGTACGATCTGCCGTTGCCCATTCTTGCAAGCTGGCGGGGGGTCTACTGCGAGGCAATCTGTGCACAGATTCCGTTCAATGAACCGCTCCCGAGAATGCTGGATGTGTATACTATTCCGTACCGGATATTTTCAACTGCTGAGGATCTGAAAAATCTCGGCGAGGTGATCCAGGGAGCGTATGAGATGCAAACGCCGTTTGTTGCGCTGATCAAACCGTCCTGCTGGGAACCTGAGGAGTCGGTGACCATTTCGTACCCGAGGCGTGTTGTTCCTGCGAAGAGTCTAACACTATCAGGCTACGCTGACCCTCAGATGCTGCGGCTGGATGCCATCCGCGTGATTGCAGAGTTCGCAGATGAGGACACGCTTGTTGTTTCCAATATTGGTGTTCCGTCCAAGGAATTATATGCGACAAAGGATCGCGACGGTAACTTCTACATGCTGGGCAGCTACATGCAGGCGTCAGCGATCGGTCTTGGTTGTGCGGTTGCCTGTCCGAAGAAACGGGTGATTGTGATCGACGGCGACGGCAGCCTTCTCGGTTCCGCGGTTCTGCCGGTGGTTGCTGCGTGCGGAACATCGAACCTGACGATTGTTGCTCTTGATAACGGAGCGTTCGGGAGTACCGGAAATCAGATCAGTCCTGCGTATGCGACTGCGGACTTGGGTGTCCTTGCTCTGGGAGCAGGGATACAATCGGTCGAGCGGGTGGGATCATCTGAAGAGCTGCGGAATGCTTTGGAACGCGGGGTTTCGTTTGTGCATGTCCCTCTGCGTCCGGGAAACTCTGCGTCGCCGAATATTCCGCTGAAGCCCGCAGAGATACGGGAGAGGTTTATGCGGTTTTGCCGGAGATGA